A genomic stretch from Mycobacterium cookii includes:
- the drmD gene encoding DISARM system SNF2-like helicase DrmD: MLDEFIKFGEVDHNDSRDCPPNDVKSKVATPLPQRSGGKVLVSSAQSKDETSQDETPSTEQLSPFSTAVPEIGQIVSVRGANWAVTDVHQQSLPRSAHDDAVRQLQHAVTLQSVEDDRLGDELRVVWELEPGRSLRPPQDLPTHIDASKFDPPERLAAFIDALRWGAVTSADVKTVQAPFRSGAKVEPYQLDPLMRALSAPRANLLLADDVGLGKTIEAGMVIQELLLRHRARTVIVVCPAGLCVKWQDEMRDKFGLEFRIVNSETMKDVRRSYGVHANPFTLFPRIIVSMAWLPGPRAQRQLRDALITKSRGTASRFAFDILVVDEAHHVAPSAPTRTDKAGLRKGYAVDSQRTRAVRDLAERSEHRLFLSATPHNGYTESFTALLEMIDPQRFVRGKFLDEQALKDVAVRRLKKDLPGQFKNRKVKELRFTPSSDEASAYDRLIAFTTRRDKATKGSANAAKDMATLLLKKRFFSSPVAFARTIDVYRDTRMRGLAVDFEAEYDEILGMDADELEEGRVEQPETQTLQLTKNALPPLNDEDKTDLQYLRDWGHSYEARPDSKLKALIEYVEANAKTSDGLWLNERVVIFTEYVDTLEWIHEILRQRGYESDRVAVIDGSTDSDEREVIRARFNTDPSREKLRVLLATDAAGEGIDLQDYCYRLVNYDIPFNPNRLEQRIGRVDRYGQTHDPDIRHFVSENANSELAQDVDLLARVAKKVAQIMADLGSANEIIAPDLQRQLAGINAPTSKPQAEKSPIGRMLAGGRDVSAGLTQLAQEIAESRETLHLRPANLQRVVDVAFELDRLPPIDEVGSDRTNVPVFRLPALGSSWEQVTRGLTTALDREHLRSIAFDSQVLVDDPDVVYMHLGSPLLQRATRRLRAALWGGERSLERVTAVVVPGLEESFAAAVTRLVLIGQAGVRLHEEVFLAGTRLSRRQAVGEQRAEDLLEKALDLTTFEALPSQVQDQLEEAWNDGKPDGLRARVAQAVAERVERRRRAVESLLEARRTTDRDRVTAIFDRFGATLVSALAEAQEIESQLALFDDERRQSERDLRQIRARVDALADEREQELAAVDARYLDIEPRTFHAAVLFALSPRDVEKGQVSIR, from the coding sequence TTGCTCGATGAGTTCATCAAATTCGGTGAGGTCGACCACAACGACAGCCGCGACTGTCCGCCAAACGACGTCAAATCCAAAGTGGCGACGCCACTGCCACAAAGATCTGGAGGTAAAGTGCTAGTCAGTTCAGCGCAGTCGAAAGATGAAACTTCGCAAGATGAAACACCCTCCACGGAACAGCTGAGCCCGTTTTCGACCGCCGTACCCGAAATCGGCCAGATCGTGAGCGTCCGGGGCGCCAACTGGGCAGTCACTGACGTCCACCAGCAGAGCCTCCCCCGGAGTGCGCATGACGACGCAGTCAGGCAACTTCAACACGCGGTGACGCTGCAGTCTGTCGAAGACGATCGCCTCGGCGACGAGCTACGCGTTGTCTGGGAACTAGAGCCTGGTCGCAGCTTGAGGCCGCCCCAAGACCTGCCAACTCACATTGACGCCAGCAAGTTCGACCCACCGGAACGGCTCGCCGCCTTCATCGATGCACTCCGATGGGGTGCGGTGACTAGCGCGGACGTGAAAACTGTTCAAGCTCCATTCCGTTCGGGGGCGAAGGTCGAGCCCTATCAACTCGACCCGCTCATGCGTGCGCTCAGCGCGCCACGCGCCAACCTATTGCTCGCTGACGATGTCGGCCTCGGCAAGACCATCGAGGCAGGGATGGTGATCCAGGAACTACTTCTCCGTCACCGCGCACGAACGGTGATCGTCGTCTGCCCCGCCGGCCTTTGTGTGAAGTGGCAGGACGAGATGCGCGACAAATTCGGCTTGGAATTCAGGATTGTCAACTCGGAAACAATGAAAGACGTCAGACGGAGCTACGGAGTTCATGCCAATCCGTTCACTCTATTTCCCCGCATCATCGTATCGATGGCATGGCTGCCCGGCCCCCGGGCGCAGCGACAGCTACGTGACGCACTCATCACGAAATCGCGTGGGACCGCATCACGATTCGCGTTCGACATCCTGGTCGTAGACGAGGCTCATCATGTTGCACCGAGCGCACCGACGAGGACGGACAAGGCGGGATTGCGCAAAGGTTATGCCGTTGACTCGCAACGCACTCGGGCAGTCCGCGACCTAGCCGAACGCTCCGAACACCGCCTCTTCCTGTCGGCCACCCCACACAACGGATACACCGAGTCATTCACAGCACTCCTCGAGATGATCGATCCGCAGCGATTTGTTCGAGGCAAGTTTCTGGACGAGCAGGCTCTCAAGGACGTGGCCGTCCGCCGGCTCAAAAAGGACCTCCCGGGGCAGTTCAAAAATCGAAAGGTCAAAGAACTTCGCTTCACACCGTCCTCTGACGAAGCATCCGCCTACGACCGCCTGATCGCCTTTACCACACGGCGCGACAAAGCGACGAAGGGCAGTGCGAATGCGGCGAAGGACATGGCTACTCTGCTGCTGAAAAAGCGATTCTTCTCCAGTCCGGTCGCGTTTGCTCGGACGATTGACGTCTACCGCGACACCCGGATGCGTGGCCTCGCAGTCGACTTCGAGGCCGAGTACGACGAAATCCTCGGCATGGACGCCGACGAGCTCGAAGAAGGCCGCGTCGAACAGCCTGAAACGCAAACGCTTCAGCTGACCAAGAACGCACTTCCCCCGCTGAACGATGAAGACAAGACCGACCTACAGTATCTGCGCGACTGGGGCCACAGCTACGAAGCGCGGCCCGACTCCAAACTCAAGGCCCTCATCGAATACGTTGAGGCAAACGCGAAGACGAGCGATGGTCTCTGGCTCAACGAACGCGTTGTCATCTTCACTGAGTACGTCGACACTCTTGAGTGGATACACGAGATCCTGCGGCAGCGAGGATACGAATCGGACCGCGTGGCAGTCATCGACGGATCGACGGACTCGGATGAGCGTGAGGTGATACGGGCACGATTCAATACCGACCCCTCGCGAGAAAAGCTCCGGGTCCTCCTGGCGACCGACGCCGCCGGCGAGGGCATCGACCTTCAGGACTATTGCTATCGACTCGTCAACTACGACATCCCATTCAACCCGAACCGGCTGGAGCAACGTATCGGCCGTGTCGACCGCTACGGACAGACGCACGATCCGGACATCCGTCACTTCGTATCGGAAAATGCGAATTCTGAACTTGCGCAGGATGTTGACCTACTTGCACGGGTAGCAAAGAAAGTCGCTCAGATCATGGCCGACCTGGGGTCGGCCAACGAGATCATCGCACCTGATTTGCAGCGTCAACTCGCCGGCATCAACGCACCGACGTCGAAACCTCAAGCGGAGAAGAGCCCAATTGGCCGGATGCTCGCCGGTGGCCGTGACGTCAGTGCTGGGCTGACACAACTTGCACAGGAAATTGCCGAAAGCCGAGAAACGCTGCATCTCAGGCCTGCGAACCTTCAACGTGTCGTCGACGTCGCATTCGAGCTCGACCGCTTACCACCGATCGACGAGGTGGGCTCGGATCGCACCAATGTTCCAGTGTTTCGGCTTCCAGCGCTCGGCAGCTCCTGGGAGCAAGTCACTCGTGGGCTGACGACTGCGCTCGATCGCGAGCATCTTCGATCTATCGCGTTCGATTCCCAGGTGCTCGTGGATGATCCCGACGTCGTCTACATGCATCTCGGCAGTCCACTACTTCAGCGCGCCACACGAAGATTGAGAGCCGCACTGTGGGGCGGCGAGCGATCGCTGGAACGCGTGACCGCGGTCGTGGTCCCCGGATTGGAGGAATCATTCGCTGCGGCGGTCACGCGGCTTGTACTCATTGGACAAGCGGGCGTCCGCCTGCATGAGGAAGTGTTCTTGGCGGGCACTCGGCTGAGCCGTCGCCAGGCAGTCGGTGAGCAGCGGGCTGAAGACCTGCTGGAGAAGGCCCTTGATCTAACGACCTTCGAAGCTCTGCCATCCCAGGTCCAGGATCAACTTGAGGAAGCTTGGAACGACGGCAAGCCCGATGGGCTTCGAGCGCGGGTGGCGCAGGCAGTCGCCGAAAGGGTCGAGCGCCGCCGGCGCGCCGTCGAATCCCTGCTGGAGGCCCGGAGAACGACCGATCGCGACCGCGTCACTGCAATCTTCGACAGATTCGGCGCGACGCTAGTGTCGGCTCTAGCCGAAGCGCAAGAGATCGAATCACAGCTGGCGCTGTTCGACGACGAGCGCCGGCAGAGCGAGCGCGATCTGCGCCAAATCCGCGCGCGTGTGGATGCATTGGCTGATGAGCGGGAGCAGGAGTTGGCAGCTGTGGATGCACGCTATCTGGATATAGAACCTCGAACTTTCCATGCGGCTGTCCTATTTGCGTTGTCGCCCAGGGATGTCGAGAAGGGTCAGGTGAGCATCCGATGA